One genomic region from Fictibacillus marinisediminis encodes:
- a CDS encoding aldo/keto reductase — protein MHYKKLGRTGLDVSSICLGTMAFGRWIDEEASHSIIASALEQGINFIDTANYYGKGQDTEIPYGTGESEEIIGRALKGKRENVVLATKVGIRMGHGKNESGLSRGHIMKEVDRSLSRLQTDYIDLYQVHFFDNSTPLEETLRTLDDLVRSGKVRYIGCSNYAAWQIMKSHGISEKMNLEKYVSVQPQYNLLSREIEQELLPFCESEEVGVMVYSPLGRGMLSGKYKNADDVPEESRAAKGERLIQNYFTPKNFELVSQYRQLAEKNEVSLSQFALSWVLNQPEVTSAIVGASKVHHVTDAVKISDWRWSEELLQNVNEIVV, from the coding sequence ATGCACTATAAAAAATTGGGCAGGACAGGATTGGATGTATCGTCGATTTGTTTAGGAACGATGGCATTTGGCAGGTGGATTGACGAGGAGGCATCGCATTCCATCATAGCCAGCGCACTGGAACAGGGCATCAACTTTATTGATACGGCCAATTATTATGGAAAAGGCCAGGATACGGAGATCCCCTATGGAACAGGAGAGTCTGAAGAAATTATCGGACGGGCACTGAAGGGAAAAAGAGAGAACGTCGTCTTAGCAACAAAAGTGGGCATCCGAATGGGCCATGGCAAGAATGAATCCGGTCTATCGCGAGGTCATATAATGAAGGAAGTAGATCGATCTCTGAGCCGCCTGCAAACCGATTACATCGATTTGTACCAGGTTCACTTTTTTGACAACAGCACACCATTGGAAGAGACGCTTCGAACACTTGATGATCTCGTACGAAGCGGTAAAGTGCGATATATCGGCTGTTCAAATTATGCCGCCTGGCAGATCATGAAATCACATGGAATTAGTGAAAAAATGAATCTGGAGAAATACGTTTCTGTGCAGCCGCAATATAATCTGCTGTCCAGAGAGATCGAACAGGAGCTGCTGCCGTTTTGTGAGTCTGAAGAGGTCGGCGTGATGGTATACAGCCCATTGGGCAGAGGGATGTTATCCGGTAAATATAAGAATGCTGATGATGTTCCTGAAGAAAGCCGGGCGGCAAAGGGAGAGCGGCTCATTCAAAATTATTTCACTCCCAAAAATTTTGAACTTGTCAGCCAGTATCGCCAACTGGCTGAGAAAAACGAGGTGAGCCTCTCTCAGTTCGCTCTTTCCTGGGTTTTAAATCAGCCTGAAGTCACTTCAGCCATCGTTGGGGCAAGCAAAGTGCATCATGTCACAGATGCTGTAAAGATCAGCGATTGGCGATGGAGTGAAGAGTTGCTGCAGAATGTGAATGAAATAGTAGTTTAA
- a CDS encoding universal stress protein, translating into MAKRYKHVLVGLDGSEASEKAFKRAVEMVLEHEAETLTLAHVVDTRSFSAYDWYTAMAEKAQEYGDELLTDFAHKAENAGVPHVNKVMELGSPKVTLAKSIAPDVKADLIVCGATGMNAVDRVFMGSVSEHTTRYARCDVLIVRNDQ; encoded by the coding sequence ATGGCTAAACGCTACAAACATGTACTGGTTGGATTGGATGGTTCTGAAGCTTCAGAAAAGGCTTTTAAACGGGCAGTAGAAATGGTGCTCGAACATGAAGCAGAAACATTAACACTAGCACATGTCGTGGATACAAGAAGTTTCTCAGCTTACGACTGGTATACAGCTATGGCTGAAAAAGCACAAGAATACGGCGATGAACTGTTAACCGATTTTGCACATAAAGCAGAAAACGCCGGGGTACCGCACGTAAACAAAGTAATGGAGCTGGGTTCACCGAAAGTGACGCTTGCTAAATCCATTGCTCCCGACGTTAAAGCCGACCTTATAGTTTGTGGAGCGACGGGTATGAATGCGGTAGACAGGGTGTTCATGGGAAGTGTATCTGAGCATACGACTCGCTATGCGAGATGCGATGTGCTGATCGTAAGAAATGATCAATAA
- a CDS encoding MFS transporter — protein MNETTSQPKVSMGALFQNRFIRTILLSVFFLQIGIWVRNYSILLYVIEKTNENPVAVSLISVAEFAPIFLFSFIGGTFADRWRPKRTMVWCDLLSAISVFVVLLTLILGSWKVIFFATLVSSILSQFSQPSGMKLFKLHVPAELVQMGMSMYQTVFALFMILGPIIGTFVYQHFGIMAAIGVMGVAFLLSAGTLLMLPADRVDDEEKATTTLMQEMKDGFRYVLGSKPLTLLGGCFAAAGLAIGLTQPLGVFLITERLGLPKEQLQWLMAAFGIGMILGGGLTISMSKKIMPQVLLAMGLAASAIGFIGMGLSTVLWLTLAAQFFSGLFMPCIHIGINTMILQNTEEAFIGRVNGILNPLFMGAMVITMSVAGWMKSHLSIVLIYEVAALLLFVGVATLLPLMKKSGVKQEISREI, from the coding sequence ATGAACGAAACAACATCTCAACCAAAAGTGAGCATGGGTGCATTATTCCAGAACCGGTTTATCCGGACGATATTGCTTTCTGTTTTTTTCCTGCAGATTGGCATTTGGGTAAGGAACTATTCCATCCTGCTGTACGTTATTGAAAAAACAAACGAAAATCCAGTGGCCGTTTCCCTCATCTCGGTAGCGGAATTCGCGCCAATCTTTCTGTTTTCCTTTATTGGGGGGACGTTTGCAGACCGCTGGAGACCGAAGCGGACGATGGTTTGGTGTGATCTTTTAAGTGCAATTTCAGTATTTGTGGTTCTTTTAACCTTGATACTAGGAAGCTGGAAGGTCATTTTCTTTGCAACCCTCGTATCTTCCATTCTTTCTCAGTTTTCACAGCCGTCAGGAATGAAGCTCTTTAAGCTCCATGTCCCGGCAGAACTTGTCCAGATGGGGATGTCGATGTATCAAACGGTATTTGCTCTGTTTATGATTCTTGGACCGATTATCGGTACATTCGTGTATCAGCATTTCGGCATCATGGCAGCGATTGGTGTCATGGGCGTGGCGTTCTTATTATCAGCAGGTACCCTTCTTATGCTGCCTGCAGACCGTGTAGATGATGAAGAAAAAGCAACCACGACATTAATGCAGGAAATGAAGGATGGTTTTCGTTATGTGTTAGGCAGCAAGCCTTTAACCTTGCTTGGGGGCTGTTTTGCAGCTGCCGGGCTCGCGATCGGCCTGACTCAGCCGCTCGGTGTCTTTTTGATAACTGAACGGCTCGGACTTCCTAAAGAACAGCTGCAATGGCTGATGGCGGCCTTTGGAATTGGTATGATTCTTGGTGGAGGATTGACCATTTCCATGTCTAAAAAAATCATGCCGCAGGTGCTATTAGCGATGGGATTGGCGGCAAGCGCGATTGGTTTTATCGGAATGGGATTATCAACTGTATTATGGCTCACACTTGCAGCTCAATTCTTTTCCGGTCTCTTTATGCCATGCATCCATATCGGGATCAATACAATGATTCTGCAAAATACAGAAGAGGCATTCATTGGGCGTGTCAACGGCATCTTAAATCCGCTCTTTATGGGAGCGATGGTGATTACCATGTCGGTCGCAGGCTGGATGAAATCGCACTTATCGATCGTTCTGATCTATGAAGTAGCGGCACTCCTCCTTTTTGTCGGAGTGGCCACCTTGCTGCCGCTTATGAAAAAGAGTGGGGTAAAGCAGGAAATCAGCAGAGAAATATAG
- the adhP gene encoding alcohol dehydrogenase AdhP, which yields MKAAVVNEFKQSLEVKDMPPVIEHGEVLVKIKACGVCHTDLHAAHGDWPVKPKLPLIPGHEGVGVIEQVGPGVHHLKVGDRVGIPWLYSACGHCEYCLSGQETLCKDQKNAGYSVDGGYAQYCKADADYVIKVPESLSFEEVAPIFCAGVTTYKALKVSEAKPGDWVAIFGVGGLGHVAVQYAKAMGFHIVAVDTSDDKLELAKDLGAELTVNAVKEDTAAIIQKQLEGVKASICTAVSKTAFSQAYQSVKRGGTLVAVGLPPEELPIPIFDTVLNGVKVVGSIVGTRKDLQEALQFAAEGKVKTMIEVQPLEKINEVFERMENGTINGRIVLKID from the coding sequence ATGAAAGCTGCTGTAGTAAATGAATTTAAACAATCCTTAGAAGTAAAAGATATGCCACCCGTAATCGAACACGGGGAAGTTCTTGTTAAGATTAAAGCATGCGGCGTCTGTCATACCGATCTGCATGCCGCTCATGGCGACTGGCCTGTTAAGCCGAAGCTGCCTCTTATTCCGGGCCATGAGGGTGTTGGTGTGATTGAACAAGTAGGCCCTGGCGTTCACCATCTGAAAGTTGGAGATCGTGTAGGTATTCCATGGCTGTATTCAGCATGCGGACATTGTGAGTATTGTTTGAGCGGTCAGGAAACACTCTGTAAAGATCAGAAGAATGCCGGTTATTCAGTAGATGGCGGTTATGCTCAATATTGCAAAGCAGATGCTGATTATGTGATTAAAGTACCAGAATCTTTATCTTTTGAAGAAGTTGCACCCATTTTTTGTGCAGGTGTTACCACCTATAAAGCTTTAAAAGTAAGTGAAGCTAAACCTGGTGATTGGGTAGCGATATTCGGAGTCGGGGGTCTTGGCCATGTAGCCGTCCAATATGCTAAAGCCATGGGATTTCATATTGTGGCAGTGGATACGAGCGATGATAAATTAGAACTTGCAAAGGATTTAGGAGCTGAACTTACTGTAAATGCAGTTAAAGAGGATACTGCAGCCATCATTCAAAAACAACTGGAAGGTGTCAAGGCCTCTATTTGTACCGCTGTATCGAAAACGGCCTTTAGCCAAGCCTATCAGTCTGTTAAACGAGGAGGAACTCTCGTTGCGGTTGGCCTTCCGCCGGAAGAATTGCCGATTCCTATTTTTGATACAGTCTTAAATGGAGTTAAAGTGGTCGGTTCCATCGTTGGAACACGCAAAGATCTTCAAGAAGCGCTGCAATTTGCAGCAGAGGGAAAAGTTAAAACCATGATTGAAGTACAGCCGCTTGAAAAAATCAATGAAGTTTTTGAGCGAATGGAAAACGGAACGATTAATGGCAGAATCGTTCTAAAAATAGATTGA
- a CDS encoding pentapeptide repeat-containing protein: protein MSNTANGTSQLRANRNDLRADCENCFGLCCTALPFAASADFPVDKDGGVPCSNLTLDFKCSIHQNLRQDGFRGCSVYDCFGAGQKVSKVTFEGKDWRTDSVRADLMCAVFPKMQQLQEMLWYLDEALTLETSLPIRDDLRSVFSKTERLTLLDPKDIVELDIPAHRAVVNALLLKVSELYRKHIHSRHHKKSFGRGADFMGAALRKADFRGVSLRGAYFIASDLREADLRGADLIGADFRDADLRGADLTGSIFLTQAQVNAAKGDARTKLPRLLTKPAHWVHASRKI from the coding sequence TTGTCCAACACTGCCAATGGTACAAGCCAGCTACGAGCAAACCGGAATGATTTACGTGCTGACTGTGAGAATTGCTTCGGATTGTGCTGTACGGCACTGCCTTTTGCTGCATCGGCAGATTTCCCAGTCGATAAAGACGGTGGGGTTCCTTGCTCCAATTTAACACTGGATTTTAAATGCTCGATTCATCAAAATTTAAGACAGGATGGATTCAGAGGCTGTTCGGTATATGACTGTTTTGGAGCGGGGCAAAAGGTTTCAAAAGTAACATTCGAGGGCAAAGACTGGCGAACAGATTCAGTCAGAGCAGATCTGATGTGTGCCGTCTTTCCTAAAATGCAGCAGCTTCAAGAAATGCTTTGGTATTTGGATGAAGCACTGACATTGGAGACCTCGCTTCCAATTCGTGATGATCTGAGATCAGTGTTCAGTAAGACAGAACGTCTTACGCTGCTTGATCCTAAGGATATTGTTGAACTGGATATACCGGCACACCGGGCAGTTGTTAATGCTCTTCTTTTAAAAGTCAGTGAATTGTATCGAAAGCATATTCACTCCCGACATCATAAGAAAAGCTTTGGCCGGGGAGCGGACTTTATGGGAGCTGCTTTACGAAAAGCAGATTTTAGAGGAGTCAGCTTAAGAGGGGCTTATTTTATTGCTTCCGATCTGAGAGAAGCCGATCTTAGGGGGGCAGACCTTATCGGAGCAGATTTTCGGGATGCTGATCTTAGAGGCGCTGATCTGACGGGAAGCATTTTCCTCACCCAAGCCCAAGTGAATGCAGCAAAAGGTGATGCCCGGACAAAGCTGCCGCGGCTTCTCACAAAGCCAGCACATTGGGTGCATGCAAGCCGAAAAATTTAA
- a CDS encoding glycosyltransferase: MKKHLLKFSLPLFAACLIFSPLSAQAKTAPRVQQQCLSVSAVKLQGDLRKLWIDHTIWTRSYIVSAIAGLKDQDQVLARLLKNQKDIGNAIKPYYGEAAGNKLGELLTEHIVLAGKLTAAAKTGNQADFKKYNTAWFRNADDIARFLSSANPNWPEKTLKEMLYIHLQFVTDQVTNRLKQNWNGDISAFDLGEDHIIKMADTLTGGIIKQFPNKFQ, from the coding sequence ATGAAAAAACACCTTTTAAAATTCTCGCTGCCGCTGTTTGCTGCCTGCTTAATCTTTTCACCTTTAAGTGCGCAAGCTAAAACAGCACCGCGTGTCCAGCAGCAGTGCCTGAGCGTTTCGGCCGTTAAACTTCAGGGAGACTTGCGAAAGCTCTGGATCGACCATACCATCTGGACAAGAAGCTATATTGTCAGTGCAATCGCAGGATTAAAGGATCAGGATCAAGTTCTGGCGAGGCTCTTAAAGAACCAAAAGGACATAGGAAATGCCATCAAACCTTATTACGGAGAGGCAGCAGGCAATAAATTGGGCGAGTTGCTGACCGAGCACATCGTTCTTGCAGGAAAATTAACAGCTGCCGCTAAAACAGGAAATCAGGCAGACTTCAAAAAATACAACACCGCCTGGTTCAGGAACGCGGACGATATCGCACGATTCTTAAGCTCTGCCAATCCGAACTGGCCGGAAAAAACGTTAAAGGAGATGTTATATATCCATCTCCAATTCGTTACCGATCAAGTTACTAATCGCCTAAAGCAAAATTGGAACGGCGACATTTCAGCGTTTGATCTTGGTGAGGACCATATCATTAAGATGGCCGATACACTAACCGGCGGAATCATTAAGCAATTTCCTAATAAGTTTCAATAA
- a CDS encoding LacI family DNA-binding transcriptional regulator gives MVSIKDIAKQAGVSISTVSYALNGSRKVTQETTAKILAIAKELNYIPNAAARTLKKRETKIAGVFLTNYSGAFYGELQQGMLDQLAHHGYELIVCSGKESHRFLPEGMIDGAIILDANFSSEELISYADRGHKLVVLDRELEHENITQVLLDNITGAKLAIEHAADQGHKKLIIVTGPQASFDSDQRLQQALASAEKNGLECHVIQGDFNKPTGEKAARKIVESYSGPVAVFCLNDEMAIGMYNFLTKTEYRIGKHIHIIGFDNIEVAQYTHPRLTTIDYSKREWGAAGAEQLIKLIRKETATSKKIGVTLVEGESLQKV, from the coding sequence GTGGTCAGTATTAAGGATATTGCAAAACAAGCTGGTGTTTCCATTTCAACAGTATCGTATGCCTTAAATGGAAGCCGGAAAGTCACGCAGGAAACCACCGCTAAAATTTTAGCAATCGCCAAGGAATTGAACTATATTCCTAACGCAGCGGCTCGAACGCTAAAGAAGCGGGAAACAAAAATTGCCGGTGTTTTCTTAACCAATTACAGTGGTGCTTTTTATGGTGAACTGCAGCAAGGGATGCTTGATCAGCTGGCACACCATGGATATGAGCTGATCGTATGCAGCGGCAAGGAATCCCACCGGTTTCTCCCTGAAGGAATGATCGACGGTGCCATTATATTGGACGCCAACTTTTCAAGTGAAGAATTGATCAGTTACGCAGACCGAGGCCATAAACTTGTTGTTCTGGATCGTGAACTGGAGCATGAAAATATCACTCAAGTATTACTCGACAACATAACCGGAGCAAAGCTTGCGATTGAACATGCCGCAGATCAAGGTCATAAGAAGCTGATCATCGTGACAGGCCCTCAAGCGTCCTTTGATTCCGATCAGCGCCTGCAGCAGGCACTGGCCTCGGCTGAAAAGAACGGCCTTGAATGCCATGTCATCCAAGGCGATTTTAACAAACCGACAGGAGAGAAAGCGGCGAGAAAAATCGTTGAATCGTACTCCGGCCCAGTCGCTGTCTTTTGTCTGAACGACGAGATGGCGATCGGCATGTACAATTTCTTGACTAAAACAGAGTACCGCATAGGAAAGCACATTCACATTATCGGTTTTGACAATATTGAAGTCGCACAATATACGCATCCACGTCTAACAACTATTGATTACTCCAAGCGGGAGTGGGGAGCGGCAGGGGCGGAGCAGCTAATCAAACTCATCCGAAAGGAAACAGCAACTTCTAAAAAAATCGGTGTAACTCTTGTAGAGGGAGAGTCTCTCCAAAAGGTTTAA